A region of Zeugodacus cucurbitae isolate PBARC_wt_2022May chromosome 5, idZeuCucr1.2, whole genome shotgun sequence DNA encodes the following proteins:
- the LOC128921927 gene encoding kelch-like ECH-associated protein 1B: MNQARCDHSVVELDGKIYAIGGIGGIGEKNTVLQSVERYTESNGWESVAPLLIARHGAGAVTFNGKIYIMGGFNGNYLKSVECYNPDSNTCTSCADMVYDHWLPGVAVHNGHIYVVGDFKGSCWTLRSSARHMVSDLLSEILWLWSSPLRLF, from the exons ATGAATCAAGCAAGATGCGACCATAGTGTTGTCGAATTAGATGGAAAAATTTACGCGATTGGTGGCATTGGTGGTATTGGTGAGAAAAATACTGTTCTGCAGTCAGTTGAAAG GTATACGGAATCCAATGGTTGGGAGTCCGTGGCACCTTTGCTTATAGCACGACATGGGGCCGGTGCAGTAACTTTCAAtggaaaaatttacataatggGCGGTTTCAATGGAAATTACTTAAAATCCGTTGAATGCTATAACCCCGATTCGAATACTTGTACTTCCTGTGCAGATATGGTTTATGATCATTGGTTGCCTGGT GTAGCTGTACACAATGGTCACATCTATGTTGTAGGCGACTTTAAAGGTAGCTGTTGGACGTTACGATCCTCAGCAAGACACATGGTCTCAG ATTTGCTCTCTGAAATATTATGGCTGTGGTCCTCACCCTTGCGCCTCTTTTGA
- the LOC128922231 gene encoding uncharacterized protein LOC128922231, with product MASTWIRDPTARSKINIRFTEPRVGFGAGNCAEKTLLAIHRDVHAKNPCVLQNDKAWIRDPTAQSKINIRFTEPHVGLAANNCDEKTLLIVFKEVNTTKPCFLQYKKAEDKWQKYEDLDVDYVNPSTILKDDNLVTHHPKDFLAGI from the exons ATGGCGTCTACGTGGATAAGGGATCCCACAGCCCGATCTAAGATAAATATCCGATTTACAGAACCACGTGTAGGGTTCGGTGCTGGAAATTGTGCTGAGAAAACATTACTGGCTATTCATAGAGAT GTTCACGCGAAGAACCCATGCGTACTTCAAAATGATAAAGCGTGGATAAGGGATCCCACAGCACAGTCTAAGATAAATATCCGATTTACAGAACCACATGTAGGGCTCGCTGCTAATAATTGTGATGAGAAAACATTGCTGATAGTTTTCAAAGAG GTTAATACGACGAAGCCATGCTTCCTTCAATATAAAAAAGCTGAGgacaaatggcaaaaatatgagGATCTAGATGTCGATTATGTGAACCCTAGTACGATTTTAAAAGATGACAATTTGGTTACACACCATCCAAAAGATTTCTTAGctggaatataa
- the LOC128922237 gene encoding LOW QUALITY PROTEIN: kelch-like protein 3 (The sequence of the model RefSeq protein was modified relative to this genomic sequence to represent the inferred CDS: deleted 1 base in 1 codon), with amino-acid sequence MATSSKQATASQRNLNELKLHFMEKLMKKIFCFYDEQSLIDVTFKVSNPESFIPAHRLILSAASPYFENHFNGDQGNALVIEINDIDSDIFERLITFCYTGQALVTVDNVAAMLKAAIVLQLEDAATMCMDFIMSHIDECTLQGVYALERETQCELVKRKIHEYEIQNFMEISQRDEFLNFDVEKLQCLLESDNLNITCEEDAYGAITRWFNHDVSARQQHLPRLVACLRLTQFDVDFLLTHIQSLLGCELLAFMASTWISNPSARTKINMRFTEPREEKTLLMVYKEHNASKPCVFQYNKAEDTWQKYATLYKDSINSSAILKDDNLLFIGGDSYKSPSKRFLSWNIPNKTWRELPEMNQARRDHSVVELDGKIYAIGGRGENNTLLQSVERYTASNGWEFVAPLITVRFEAGAVSLNGKVYIIGGSNRKTLKSVECYNPDSNSWTYCAVMRETCRSLSVAAHNGHIYVVGYFKGSPAVERYDPQRDTWTQIRSLKNDTWCEFACASLDNKLWTIGGSVENENGTRVAVYTEENDRWVQKNLLPKGEIYSCFAASLSLLT; translated from the exons atggccACAAGTTCAAAGCAAGCAACTGCTTCACAGCGTAATTTGAATGAGTTGAAACTACATTTCATGGAgaaattaatgaagaaaatattttgcttctaCGATGAACAGTCTTTAATTGATGTGACTTTTAAAGTTTCTAACCCAGAGTCTTT taTACCCGCGCATCGTTTGATACTCTCAGCAGCGAGTCCTTATTTTGAGAACCACTTCAACGGGGACCAAGGCAATGCTCTTgtcatcgaaataaatgatatcGATAGCGATATCTTTGAACGCTTAATAACCTTTTGCTACACCGGACAGGCGCTGGTTACCGTAGACAATGTCGCTGCGATGTTAAAGGCGGCAATCGTGTTGCAATTGGAAGATGCCGCGACCATGTGCATGGACTTCATTATGTCGCACATCGATGAATGCACATTACAGGGTGTATATGCGCTAGAACGCGAAACGCAATGTGAACTTGTCAAGCGGAAAATCCACGAATACGAAATACAGAATTTCATGGAG ATTAGCCAACGGGACGAGTTTCTCAATTTTGATGTTGAGAAATTGCAATGTCTTCTCGAATCggacaatttaaatataacttgtGAGGAAGATGCATATGGTGCCATAACTCGTTGGTTTAATCACGATGTTTCTGCGCGCCAACAACACCTACCTCGTTTAGTCGCTTGCCTGCGGCTCACGCAATTCGATGTGGACTTCCTCTTGACTCACATTCAGTCATTACTTGGTTGTGAGCTGTTGGCCTTCATGGCGTCTACTTGGATCAGTAATCCCTCAGCACGAACTAAGATAAATATGCGATTTACTGAACCACGTG AGGAGAAAACTTTGCTAATGGTTTACAAAGAG CATAATGCGTCGAAGCCATGtgtatttcaatataataaagcTGAGGACACATGGCAAAAATATGCGACTCTATATAAGGATAGTATAAACTCTAGTGCGATATTAAAGGATgacaatttgttatttattggtgGTGATAGCTATAAATCACCATCCAAAAGATTTCTCAGTTGGAATATTCCAAATAAAACATGGCGAGAATTGCCAGAAATGAACCAAGCACGAAGGGATCACAGTGTTGTCGAATTAGATGGAAAAATCTACGCAATTGGTGGTCGTGGTGAGAATAATACTCTTCTGCAGTCAGTTGAAAG GTATACGGCATCCAATGGTTGGGAGTTCGTGGCACCTTTGATTACAGTACGTTTCGAGGCCGGTGCAGTGTCTTTGAATGGTAAAGTTTACATAATAGGCGGTTCGAATAGAAAAACCTTAAAATCCGTGGAATGCTATAACCCGGATTCGAATAGTTGGACTTATTGTGCAGTTATGAGAGAAACGTGCCGGAGCCTTAGT GTAGCTGCACATAATGGTCACATTTATGTTGTAGGCTATTTTAAAGGTAGCCCAGCTGTTGAACGTTACGATCCTCAGCGAGACACATGGACTCAG ATTCGCTCTTTGAAAAATGATACTTGGTGTGAATTCGCTTGCGCATCTCTTGACAATAAACTATGGACTATTGGTGGCAGCGTGGAGAATGAGAATGGGACAAGAGTTGCCGTTTATACCGAAGAAAATGACCGTTGGGTACAGAAAAACCTGTTACCCAAAGGAGAAATATATTCTTGTTTTGCTGCGTCATTGTCTTTACTGACATAA